Proteins encoded by one window of Homo sapiens chromosome 10, GRCh38.p14 Primary Assembly:
- the LOC124902436 gene encoding talanin isoform X2 produces MITLTTQGLLRRPRNRKRGREEDPRRSAVQGVLQSRLCGLKGNLPYFAPDSSAKRDDGIFPIGLLCWNTERNQTDKNPCLHGAYLQLRETVKNKSTHLKKPLMKQAPPWKDHLTFQPLHPAERKTQVWRWQSGFSQIWVLFPFCGGTFHHNEKDVLGLQDFERLAHG; encoded by the exons ATGATCACCTTGACTACCCAAGGCCTCCTTAGAAGGCCAAGgaacagaaagagagggagagaggaagacccCAGGAGAAGTGCAGTCCAAGGAGTCCTGCAAAGCAGACTGTGTGGACTGAAAGGCAACTTGCCCTATTTTGCACCGGACTCATCTGCAAAACGGGATGATGGTATCTTCCCCATAGGGCTtct GTGCTGGAATACAGAGAGGAACCAAACAGATAAAAATCCTTGCCTGCACGGAGCTTACCTTCAGCTAAGGGAGACAGTCAAAAACAAG TCAACACATCTAAAGAAGCCACTGATGAAACAGGCTCCCCCTTGGAAAGACCATCTCACCTTCCAACCTCTCCATCCTGCAGAGAGGAAAACCCAAGTTTGGCGTTGGCAGTCAG GATTTAGCCAAATTTGGGTGCTATTTCCCTTTTGTGGAGGGACTTTTCATCACAATGAGAAGGACGTCTTAGGactccaggactttgagag gcttGCCCATGGCTGA